TGGGTGCGCCGCGCCGCATCGACCACCATGCGTAGCGACTGCTGCAGGTCGTTGAGCTGCAGCTTGGTGAGCAGCACGCAGACCTGGAAGGCCGGCAGCGCCGGGTCGGTAATGTCTCGGTCGCTGGTCCAGGCGGTGACCACCTGGGGCGCACGGGCCTGGCTCTGGTGGCCGAGAAAATCCATGTGCATGGCGTAACCGACCGCCGCGGACTTGTCGGCGATGCTCGCGCCGCCCTTGGGTTCGGGCAGGCTGCTGTCGGTACGCACCTGGTGCACCAGGTCGGCGAAGCTCGTGCCGATCTGCGCCACGCTCTGCCCGAAGGCATTCACATCGCCGCCGGCCACCGGCACGTACAGGTCGCCGATGCGCGGGTTGGGGTCGGCGGTCAGGCTGCGGTACTGCTGCTCGGCGAAGCCATGGTTGCGCTTGCCGGCCGGGGTCTTCAGGTGCAGGGCGTAGATCTTGATCTGCTTGCGCAGGGCGGCCTCGCGCACTTCGGCCTCGTTCATCTGGGTCAGGCCCAGTGGGTCGCTCTTGCGCAGGGCGCCGGCATCGCTGACCAGCAGAATCAGGCGGCCGCCGTAGCCGTTCCAGTCCATGCCGTCGACCGCCTGCATGACACCGGCAAAGGCGTCTTCGGCGAAGTCGTGGCTGGACACGTCGGTGGCCTTGATCTGCTGCGCCAGTTGCAGGAAGCGCTCGGGGTCGCGGCCCTGTTCCAGGCTCACCAGGGTCTTGGCGGTATATTCCAGGCCCGGGGTCTTGCTGGTGTTGCTGCGGAAGCCGACCATGCCGAAGCTGACGCTGTCCAGGTCGCCGCGCTTGGCGATCTGCCCCTGCAGCTCGTGCACCACGTCGCGCACGCGATCGATATAGGGCTGCATCGATACGGAGGTGTCGACCACCAGCACGATGGCCGTCCTGAAGCCTTCCGGCATCGCCGCAGGCGTGCTCTCGGCCCCGGCTTGCGGGGCACTGCCCGGATCGATGGAGGCGACGTTGAGCAGCTGCAGCGGCTGGCCGTTGGCGTCGAAGGTTTCCTCGGAGTCGAAGATCGGCAGCAGGTAGAACTGATCCTGGGGCACCGCGCTGCCGCCCGGCTCGACCGCCACCACGTTGTGGCCGGTGCCCTTGAGGGCCTCGCGCAAGGCCTCACGAGCCCGGGCTGGCTCGGCCAGCAACTGCTCCAGGGCCGAGGCGTCACGCACGAACATCACCGGCGCACGACCGGAACGCTCGGTGAACTTGAGCACCAGGCTCTGCTTCCAGTCGCTCACCGCATTGGCCGGCAGCCAGCCATCACGGCGGCCATCGGTGGACGCGCCGATCTGCAGCCAGGGCTGACCGTCGATGTCCTGGCGGGCGTAGACGTAGAACACCGAGAACGCCGGCATGTCCTTGCCGCCGCTGCCGCCGGCTTCATCGGCCAGCTTGGCGCCCGGCTTGCTCAGCACGCGCTGGAACAGGGTCTTCTTGCCGGGCATCAGCAGCGGGCGATCACCGCCGTCGCTGTCGGCCAGCGCAGAGATCGGCCCGGCCTCGCCGCTGGGCTGGGCCAGTGCCTGGGACTGAGCCTGCGTCTGGCTCTGGGCCGGCTGACCGGTCAGCGGCGGCGAAGCGGGCTCTGTTGCTTCCGAGCCGAACAGCCAGTAGCCGCAACCGGCCAGCAACAACACGCCCGCCAGCGAAACGCCGAGAATCAGCGGTTTCCTGCTGGCGCCGGCATTGCCCTGGCGTACCGAAGACGCCAGCGGCGACGGCTGCGGTCGCGGCGCTGCCGTGGGCTCGGCAGGTGCGTGGGTGGGAATCTCCACCGATACCGGCGCCAGCGGCGGTACGCTGGTGTCGTTCGCTTTGTCAGCGCTCGGCAGCACCAGCGGCTGGAACAGGGTGGCATCGTCGGCCGGGACCTGCAGACGATCCAGGGCGGCGATCAGCTCGGCGGCACCGGCGAAGCGTGCGCTGGGATCCTTGGCCAGCAGGCGCTCGAGAATCGGCTGGTAACGGCCATGCACCATGGGCAGTGCCGGCAGCGGCTCGGTCAGGTGCGCCAGCGCCGTGGACAGCGAATCGCTACCGGTATAGGGCAGCTTGCCGGTAAGGATTTCATAGAGCACCACACCCAGGGCGTAGAGGTCGGCGCGACCATCGATGTCCAGGCCGCGGGCCTGCTCGGGGCTCATGTAGCTCGGCGTGCCGACGGCGAAGCCGGCCTGGGTGAACTGGGTGCGATCATCCAGCGCCTTGGCGATGCCGAAGTCGCTGAGCACCGCGGTGCCGTCGGCGCGGAACAGGATGTTGGCGGGTTTGACGTCGCGGTGCACCATGCCCTGGGCGTGTGCATAACCCAGGGCCGAGGCGATCTGGCGGATCCACAGCAGCCCCTGGTCGATGCCCAGGCCCGCGGCGATGCGTTCCTTGAGCGTGCCGTTGGGCAGGTACTCCATGGCCATGTAGTAGAGGCTGCCGACATTGCCGATATCGTGGATGGTCACGGTATTGGGGTGCGACAGCCGCGCCAGGGTCTTGCCCTCGCGCAGGAAGCGTTCGCAGAAGGTCGGGTCGGCGGCCAGGGAGGCGGCCATCACCTTGAGCGCCACCTTGCGGTCGAGGGAACGCTGGGTCGCCAGGTAGACCACGGCCATCGCGCCATCGCCCAGCTCGCGTTCGATGTCGTAACCCGGTATTTGCATGTCCATGCTATCTGGTCTTCCGAGGCCACCCCGGGAGCCCCGGGTGTGGCGGATGTCTTGGATGGTGAGTGGAGCAGAGGCCGTGGCGGCCTAGCCGGCCTTGATCACCACGGCGGTAATATTATCCGGCGCGCCCCGGGTCAAGCCAAGGTGCACCAGGCTGCGCACCACCTGGTAGGGGTCTTCGTGGCCCAGCACTTCACGCAGTTCGTGATCCTCGACCGTCTTGTTCAGGCCGTCGCTGCACAGCAGGAAGGTGTCGCCGGGGCGCACCTCCAGGGTCGCCGTTTCCAGCTCCAGCTCATCCTGCACGCCCAGCGCACGGGTGACGATATTGCCCATGGGGTGGCTGCGCGCGGCTTCGTCGTCGAGCAGGCCGCTGTCCACCAGCTCCTGCACGTAGCTGTGATCGCGGCTGATGGGCTGCAGGTCGCCATTGCGCAGCCGGTACAGGCGGCTGTCACCGGCCCACAGGCAGAGCGCTTCGGCGCCCCGCGCGGCGAGTACCACCACGGTGCTGCCCATGGTCGCGCCACCGCGCTTCTCGGCTTCGACGCGCACCTGCCCGTTGACCTGATCCAGAGTGTCGATGATCGCCCCGCGGTAGGTGTCGAGCACCGCGCTGGGCGGCAAGGCCCGCAGGCTGTCGATGATCAGGCTGCTGACGAAGTCGCCACTGGCATGCCCGCCCATTCCGTCCGCCACGGCCCACAGACCGTTGTCCGGGGCGTCCAGGCAGGCGTCCTCGTTGATCTTGCGCACCATGCCGACATGGGTATGCCCGGCCGACCGGTAGCGCGTCACGCTCGACGGGCTCATGGCTGGTCTCCCGCAGACTCGCTGAGCAGGCGGCAGAAGGCCTCAGCCGGTGGCAACCCAGTGAAGCGGACCAGCCCGGGCGATACGCGCTCGGAGCCATTGCCCCACCACAGGCTGGCGCCATTCCAGGCCTGCTGCATCAGGGCCAGGCCGCGGCCCTGGGGGTTTTCCACAGACCATATAGCGGCGCCGCTGGCGTCCTGGCGCTGTTCACTGCAGGCGGCCAGCATCGGGCTGCCCAGTGCCTCGACGCCGCGCTCGAAGGCCTCGGCATCGGCACCCTCCTCCAGCGTCGACAGCAGCAGCCCTTCGGCGCGCTCGAACCAGTCGTCAACGCCGCTGACCAGTTGGCCGAGATCGGCATCGGCCGGCAACGGCAGGGCGATGGTCAGCGGAAAATAGCGTCCCACCCGGTCGACGCTGGGCATCATTACCCCGCACACCGGCTCTGCACCGAGCAGGCCGGGCGCCACGGCGAAACGCCACAGCGGGCTGACCAGGTAGGCGTCCAGCCAGGCCTCGCCGAGGGTCTGCCGGCTGGCCGCCAAACCCGCCGCCAGCCAGGTATCCCAGGCCTCGATGAACGCCGGGCTCAAACCGCGATGAATGAAATCTCCCCGTACGGCCAGCTTGCCGTAGAAACCTGGTGTACTCACAAACGCTCCGGCAGGCTGAAACCGCTCACCACCTGGCGGCGGAATGGATTGAACGCGCTGCTGGCGCGCAGCTCGCTGGAAATGCTGGCGTTGTCCACCCGCATGCGCAGGGTGAAGCGATCCGGTGAATTACCCTGGGCCAGGTCCGACTGATCGAGCAGGCGGAACCAGGCCCACGGCCCTTCCAGGGTGATGCCGGAGCGACCGGTGACCGCCGCCGGCGAAATGTTCAGGCGCACCACGCCCGTGCCGTTGGCGCTCGGCCACTGCATGGCCACCGGGCGCGCCGGGCCATGGTCGTAAGTGAACTGCTGGCCATCGAGGTCGAGCTGGAACTGCTCGATGCTGGCATCCATGGCCACCGGGCGCAGTTCGAAGCGCACCATCGGCTGGGTGCCGCCGGAGCGGAAGAAGGCTTCGCGAATACTCGCCGCACGCTGGAAGGTCTGCAGCACGCCGCTGCCGATACCGAGCTTTTGCGCAGCGCCCGGCTGCCAGCGCCAGGTACTGGCCGAGGTGTCCACATAAGGCTGCAGGTAGCGGCGGAAATAGCTGTCGAGCACCCCGCCCTGGCCGAAGAAATGGCCGAAGTCGTCCAGGGTCGCGTCGCGGCTGCTGCCGCGATCCAGCGGATAACGCCCGGCCAGGGACTGGCGGTAGACGCTGACCACTTCGCTCATCCAGGCAGCGTTCAGCTGGTTGCGGATGCCGCCCATCATGGTGCCGGTGGTCGAACTGACCACCGACTTCAAAAAGCCCTGCACCACCGGCGGCTGGCGCTCGGCGCTCAGGCGCACCTGGTCGGCGGCGGCAGTGGTCTGGTTGCGCGACTCGCCCAGCAATGCTTCGCCACTGGCGCCGCTCATGGCACTGACCTGCACGTACAGCGCGTTGAGGTCCTGCAGCAGCGCGTCGATGGCCGGCGGCTGGCCTTCGGCATCCTCGACCAGGCTGTTGAGCTCGGCGAAGTGGGCGGTGATCGGGTCCATCTCGGTGGCCAGCACCTGGGCTGCGCCCTCTTCCGACTGGCCGACCAGCGAGCCGAGCTGCTGCTTGAGACGGTCGACGGTATCGCCGCCGCGCTCCTTGAGCTTCTCGGCCACCAGCCGCTCCTCCTTCTGCAGGTCGGTTTCCTTGGCCACCGCCTGCAGGAGCTTCTTCAGCGGCGAGGTGGGGCCCGACAGCACGCGCAGCACGTCGGCGGCCTGGGCCACGCTGGTCACCGGCACGAAGTCGAGGTCGGCGAGCAGCGCATCCCACTGGCGCATGTAGTCCTGAACGTAGAGGCGCCGTACCTCCAGGGCCAGGGCAGCGGCGTCCTGACCATCGTCCAGGCTGCGGCCCAGCACCCACTGCTCCTCGGCCAGCGTGCCGGCCTGGCTGACGCTGCCGACCAGGAACGCTTCGCGATAACCGCGCTGGGTGTAGAAGCCGCTGAGCGGCTCGTTCAGGGGCTTGCCGCTCTTGCGGGTGAACACCAGCGCGGCGTCGCGCCCGGCAGCTTCGCTGACGCGAAAGTCGGGAATGCCGTCCGGCAGTTTCTGACGCTTGACCCGGTCGTAGGCGCGCTGGGCGACGGACAGGCGCTGCAGCTGGCGGCGCACGTCCTCGATCAGGTGCTCATCGAGGCGCACCACCGGCGGCTGGCGGTCGTACAGCGCCGCCAGGTGCGCGTTGAGCGCTTCGCGCTGCTCGGGCAGCAGGTCGCGGGGCAGGCTGCGGTCCCAGTCCAGGGCAATCCAGGCCTTGATGAAATCGGCGTCGTAGCGCTCGGCTTCGCCCAGCATCAGATAGGCCTTGAGGCCCTCGTAGAGGAAGTCCGAATGGCCGCCGCCACGCAGCTGTTCTTCCAGGCGCGCCAGCACCCGTGGCGCCATGACCGCGATCAGCAGCTTGCGATAGACGCTGGAGGCTTCGCTGTCGAGCATATCGCCCTGGTACAGGCCGAAGCCCTCGGCCCAGCCTGGCGCATCGCCACTGACATTGCGGATGGCGTTGAGCAGCGGCTGCACCGCCAGCACCTCGCGCTGCGCCGGGCTGAGCGCCTGCAGCTCGCCACGCAGCGGCTGCACACGGGCATCCACGGCGGCGATATAGGCCTGGTTGGCGCGGAAGCTGGCGAACCAGACGGCGGCGGTGCCAAGCACCAGCACCACGGTCGCGGCGATCACCCCGCGGGCCAGCCAGCGCTTCTGCCGCTCGACCTTGGGGTTGGCGCCGACCAGGCCGCGCTCGCCGAATACCACGTCACGCAGCAGCTGCTCGATGAAGTAACTGCGCCCGGTGCCGGTCTGGCGGGCCAGGTGCTGGCGGTCCAGGCTCATGCTCTGGGCCATGGCGCCGATCAGCCGGTCGATCGGGCTGCCTTCCTGGGTGCCGCTGGTCAGGTAAACACCGCGCAGCAACACCCGTTCCTCGTAGGGGTTGGGCTTGAACACGCCATCGAGAAAGCTCGCCAGCGCTTCGCGCAGCGCCGCGAACTGCTGGGGGAAGCCGTAGATCAGGTCACGGCGCGCCGGGTCGCGCTCCTGCTGCAGGCGCTCGACCAGGCGCTCGTTGAGGCGTGCTTCCAGGGCGTCGAACTCGCTGCGAAACACCTGCAGCGGGCCCTCGGCGCTCTTGCCGTCATCCAGGGTGAAGGTCATGCCCCAGACCTGGGCGCGCTCCTCCTTGCTCAGGCCCTCGAAGAACTCCATGAAACCGGGCACCAGGTCCAGCTTGGTGAGCATCACATAGACCGGGAAACGCACGCCGAGTTGGGTGTACAGCTCCTGCACCCGGGAGCGGATGGCCACCGCATGGGCCGCCCGCTCGCTGTCACTGCCGAGCAGCAGGTCGGACAGGCTGATGGCCACGAACGCGCCATCGATGGGCCGGCGCGAGCGCTGCTTCTTCAGCAGGCCCAGGAAGCCCAGCCAGGCGGCCTTGTCGACCGCCGCGTGGCTGTCCTGGGTGGTGTAGCGGCCGGCGGTGTCGAGCAGCACCGCTTCGTCAGCGAACCACCAGTCGCAGTTGCGGGTGCCGCCCACGCCGCGCACGGCGCCGGCGCCCATCTGCTCGGCAAGCGGGAAACGCAGCCCGGAGTTGGCCAGCGCGGTGGTCTTGCCGGAGCCGGGCGGGCCGATGATCACGTACCAGGGCAGCTCGTAGAGATTGCGCCGCTCACCGCCGCCCAGTTTGGCGCGCTTGAGCAGGTTAAGCGCTTCGTCCATGCGCTGGCGCAGGGTGGCCAGCTCTTCGGCGGTGGCCACGCTGGTGGGATCCGGCGCGACCTCGACCAGCCCCTGCATGACCTTGGCCGCATTGCGCCGCGCCTGGAGGATGCGCATTACCCGCCAGGCCGCCCATGCGGCGAACAGCAGGATGATCAGCGTCCAGCGCGCCGTAGTGCTCGCCAGTGGCTCGAAACCGCCGATGGCGATCAGCGGGCCGATGAACCAGATCACCAGTGCCAGCGCGATCAGGCCCAGCACCGGCATGACCCAACGGGCCATGAAACCGAACAACGCCTTCACTCGACGCCCTCCGCAAAGACTGTGATTTCCACCCGGCGGTTACGCGCGCGGCCTTCTGCCGTGTCGTTGGACGCCACCGCCTCGGTATCGCTGCGCCCCTCGGCGCGGAAGCGCGCGGGCTGGCCGGTCTTGGCCGCCAGCACGTCCATCACCTGCTGGGCGCGGTCCTGGGAGAGCTTCCAGTTGGACGGATAGCGCAGCGTGGCGATGGGTCGGTTGTCGCTATGGCCGGTGACCAGCACCCGGCCGTTGACCTTGCGAATGGCTTCGGCGATGCGCAGCAGCAACGGCTGGAAGTCGTCGGCGATCGACGCACTGCCGGAGGCGAACAGCTGGTCGCCGCGAATGGTCACCACCGAGCGGTCGACGGCATCTTCCACCGCCACCTTCTGGGCGCGAATCTCCTCGGCCAGGAAACCGGCCAGGCGCGGCCGCTCGACGATCCGTGGCTGCTGGGCCGGGCGGTCGATGGTCTGCACCGGCACGTCACCCAGGGCATGCAGGTTGCGGAACACCGGTTCAGCCTCGGCGGCGAGCTTCATGCGCAGGCCGAACAACAGCACCAGCAGGATCGCCAGGCCGATGGCCACCGCCACCCAGGGCGGCAGGAACTGGCGCAGGCGATCACGGGCGACCACCAGGCCGCGCCAGTGCGGCGACAGCTCGCGCTCGATCTCGCCACGGCTGCTGCGGATGGTCGCCGCCACCCGCTCGCGCAGGGCGTCGAGCTGGCTGCGGCCGTCCTGCATGACCCGGTAGCGGCCTTCCATGCCGAGGCTGATGCACAGGTACAGGAGCTCCAGCAGGTTGAGGCGCTGGCGGGGGTTCTGCAGGCAGTGGTCGAGCAGCTGAAAGACCTTTTCGCCGCCCCAGGCTTCGTTGTGCAGGGTGATCAGCAGGCTCTGCTTGCTCCAGTCGCTGGCGCTACCCCAGGGCGTGCTGAGCACGGCTTCGTCCAGGGCGGTACAGAGTACGTAGCGCGCCAGCATCACTTCGTCCTGAGCCACCCCGGCGGCGCGGGCCTTGTCTTCGAACTGGCGCAGGTAGCCGAGCAGTTGGGCGCGCAGGCTGGCCGGCGCGGGATGGGAAATGGTGCTGCGCAGGCGGGTGAGCAGCGCCAGCATGGGACCTGCGGCGGCTTCGATGGGGTTCAGGCCCAGGCCACGGGCAGCCAGCGGCGGCGCGCTGGGCATGGCTGGCGGCGGCGAGCCGGCGGGCGCCGGACGCGCGGGTTCGGCGGTGCGGCCACCGGGGCGCGGCATGATCATGGTGCGGTCGTTGCCCGCCGGGTCGCTGCCCTTGCCGGTCTGGCCGGGCAGGGCGCCAAATGGATCGTCGATGGTCATCGCGCGTCAGCCTCGGATGGCCCAGAAGGCCAGGTTCAGGCCCGGGAACTGGCCTGCGATATGGAAAGCGAAACCGCCGGAGTGGATCAGCTGCTTCCAGTGATCGCTGCCCCGGTCCAGTTCGAAATAGTTGGAGCCGGCGTGGTACGGCAGCTGGCGCGGCGCCACCGGTAGCGGCAGCAGGCCGATGCCCGGCAGTTGCAGATTGACCAGGTCGCGGATGTGCTCCACCGAGCCGATCTTGGCCTGCTGCGGGAAATGCCCACGCAAGCTTTCGCCCGGCACGTCGGCCCGCACCACGAGGATGAAGCTGGCCGAGTCGAGCAGCGACTTGTCGGCGAGCATCGCCACGTGCACGCCGTAGGATTTCTCGACGATGGGAATCGGGATGGCGCGGCTGTCGATGACCATCGACAGTGCCTGACGCAGCGCCAGCATCACCGGCGCGAAGGTGCTGGTCAGGTCGTCGTGTTCGTACACCGGGTACTCGCCCGGCCGGCGTTCGGCCGCGGTAAAGGTCGAGAACTCACCGGCCAGCGCCACCAGTTCGCGGTACAGCACTTCCGGGTGCAGCGGGGCGATGCGCGCCAGGTGCGCGACCAGCGGCTGGGCGCGGTTGACCAGTTGCAGCAGCAGGAAATCGGCGATTTCCGAAGCGCCGCCAGCGCCGGACGCCACCACCCGCCCGGCCAGAGCTTCGCCGCGCTGATGCAGCAGGCCGAGCAGTTCGTGGCGAAAACCGGACAGCGGCCGCGAGACGCCAACATCGAGCAGCGGCGCAATATAATTGTCGTCGAGCAGCAGGCTGCGGTCCTCGCGCTTCTCCACCACGCGCACTACGCCGATCGCGGCATGCTCATCAAGGCCGTCGCGCTCGGTGATCAGGCGCAGCGCCAGGGAGCCGATGGCCACTGGCGCACGGCTTTCCAGCGAGGAGTTGTCGTCACGCACTTCATGCACGCTGCTCAGGTAGCGCGCCGAGCCGAGCGGCTCGCCGGCTTCCACGGTGTCGCGCAGACCGGCGCGGCGCAGCGGCAGAGCGAGGTAGACGATGCCGTCACGCAGGTTCTCGTCGATGTTCAGCGGCGCTGGCGCAGCATCGTTCTCGGGAATGTTGAAGGGTGTGCCATCCGGCAGCAGGCCGCGCGCCGAGAGGATCGCCAGCTTGCCCTGGGCCAGCAGGGCGCTGTCGATCAGCAGTTGGGAAAAGCCCCAGGCGCCGGGCTGCACGGCATGGCTGCGGCTTTCGACCAGGGTTTCGATGTAGCGATCCTGCTGCTGGAAGTGCTGCGGTCGCAGGAACATTCCCTCCGACCAAACCACACGATTGTTCCAGGACATGAACGGGTCTCCAGTCACTCAAGAGGGGGCAGCGGCGCGGCGCTGATGGCATAGGCGTCCAGCTGCAAGCGCAGGGCGCTGGCCTGATGGGCAGGAATTTCGATGACCTGGCGCCAGATCGAACGATCGAGGGCACGGTAGGCCACCACCACGCCAAGGTGGCGGGTAGCGTCGTCGAGGGTCAGCGATCTGCGTTGGGTTTCGCCGGGGCGCATCACGAAACGCTCGGTTTCGATCAGCTCGCCAGCCAGGGTGGCGTCGGCGCGGTCGACCAGCGAGAAGAAGTCGGCACGGGAAAAGGTCGAGGCATTGCGTAGCTGGTAGATCTGCACCCAGACCGGTGAAGCCGCGCTGTCGAGCGCCGGGTTGAGGTCGCGGCTGGCCTGTAGCTGCAATTCGACGGTGGTGGGCACCGGCTCCTTCGGCCCCGAGGCGCAGGCGCCGAGCAGCAGAAAGACCAGCAGTGTCAAAATCCTTGGCATAACGCTTCCTCGATGGTTACCGCTGGCCCCTCACGACGCGGTGGGCCGTGTGGCCTCAACGGCCCCTCAGTCTCGCAATGTGTTCTTCGTAGGCACGGCTGAATTCACGACCGAACAGTTCCTGGAAACCGTCCTCGGCCTCCTGGGAAATGGTCGCGTACAGCTCGGTAAACAGCTCCCAATAGTGCGCCCGACGGCCATTGGGCAACAGTGCCGAGAGCCCGCTCGGCTTGTTCAGACGCCCTTCCAGTTCACGCGGTTCAAAGCGCGCGAGCAAATACTTGATGGCCGCCTGCACGCCCGCCATCAGCGCCAACTGGTGGGCGCGCAGGTCGTCGAAGCTTTCGCCCACCGCCTGATCCGGCGCCATGAATGCCTGGTTGTCATGACGCAGCAGCATCAGCAGCGCTTCGTCGACGTTGGGGGCGAACTTCAGCGGGTTGTTCTGCACCGGCTGGATCATGGTCTGCGCCATGCGGAATTCGCCCTTGAGGCTGGCCCGCGCACGCAGCACGTCGATCAGCCCCTCGACCATCAGCCGGTAGCTGCGGCCGATGGCCTCCATCTGCGCCGCTGCGGCCGCACGGTCCAGACGCAGGTGCTGCAGGCCGGCGCCGCGCAGAAAGGCCTCCAGCAACTGGTCATCGCCAAGTGCACCCTGGGCAGCAGGTGCAGGTTGGGGCGTCGTGACGGGTTCGACACTGGGCAGTGGCTGCACCGGCGACTCTTGCACGGCGAAGGGCGGGATTTCCACCGCCGGCATCGGTGCCAGATCGGCGAACGGATCCGGGATCGGCGGGGCCTGCGCCTTCGGCGGTTCGGCGAAGGGATCGGGAATCTGCAACGCATCCACTTGCGGTGGCGCGGCGAAAGGACCAGGAAGGGGTTGAGACTTCGACGCGGCCTGCAGGTCGGCGAACGGATCCCAGTCCCCCGGGATCACCGCGGCCGGCGCCGCGTCGGGCACGGCGGCAGGCGCCGGCTGCGAAGGCCGCGGCGGGCGGAAGTCGTGCTGCTGCGCCGGCACATGGTCGGACACCGATGGCGCCACCGCCGGCGGCGGGCTGAGGAAGTCGAACAGATCCGGCTTGGTGTCGAACGGCGAATCGCGACGCGGCGCCGGTGCAGCAGGCCCAGGACTGACCGGCGGCATCTCCAGCGGCTGGGCACTGCGGCTGAGCAGCGCCTCGAAACTGTTGAACGGGTCGTCGGCCATGCCGGATGCCGGCGGCGCGGCAGGCGCCACACTGATGCCGCTGATCTGCACGCGAATCTCGTACTCGCCGATCTTCAGCACCTCGCCATCTGCCAGCGGCTCGCTGCTGCCGCGGCGCAGGCGGGTGCCGGCGTTCTGCAGGATCACCCCGTTGGTGCTGGTATCGGTGATGTAGTAGGTGCCGTCGCGATACTGGATGACGCAGTGCTGACTGGAGACCAGCCGCTCCGGGTCGGGCAGCACCCAGTCATTGCCGGCGCTGCGCCCGATCTTCAGCTCACCGCGATCGAGCTCGACCTCGGCCCGTTGCCCGGGGGTCAGCTTGTGGTACGTGGTGATGAACAAGCGCAACGGCATTGCGGCTCCTTGCAGTGCGGCCGGAAAAACTAAAGCGCCATCGACGAGGGCAATCGTCAATAGCCAAAGCGCTCTATTTTTTTCCCTTAATCGAGACGGTTCAATGGTCGGACGGGAATAAATTCGAGACGGTTGTGAGTCACCGCACAGAAGACAGAAATACTGTGCATCGCGACAGTTTCTACCGCCTTGCCCTCGCTTGACAATGCTCAAAGAGCACTCGGAGAATGGCGCCGATCTGCACCGAACCCCGCCTGAATAGTGGCATTTAGCCACCTTCGTCATGAGCACGGGCCGCCAGGCTGTTTGCGGCGAGCGCTCATTAGACCCCTGGGCCTGACATGGAGAGCACCTGACGTGGTGGATGTGTCGCACCTGCTCAACCCGGTATCCGACGAACTCCCCCACGGGGACGACCTGGAATACGACGCCGATTTTCTCGAGCTCGAGCGCCTCGCCCAGGGCCAGCCGGAGCGCCAGATGGGCCAGTCGGTCATCGCCGCCGAGCCGCCGGACTGGCGGCAGGTGCGTGAACGCGCCAGCGACCTGTTCGCCCGAAGCAAGGACCTGCGCCTGGCCAGCCTGTACCTGCAGAGCGCCATCGCCCTCGACGGCCTCAACGGCCTGGCCCAGGGCCTGACCCTGGTACGCGAGCTGCTGACCCGGTACTGGGAGGGCGTCTACCCGCAGCTCGACGCCGACGATGACAACGACCCGACCATCCGCATCAACGCGCTCAATGCCCTGAGCGCCGAGCCGGTGATCGTGCTGCTGCGCGAAGCCAGCATCACCCGCTCGCGGGCCTTTGGTGCGGTGAGCATTCGCGCCGCCCTGAACGCCGCGGATCTGCAGCGCTTCGCCAGCGAGACCCTGTCACCCGAGCAGCTGCGCGGCGCCTTTCTGGATACCGACGCCGAGCTGCTCGACAGCACCCGCGTCGCACTCGACGAAGCCGCCGCGGCGCTGGCCGATATCGAAGGGCTGCTCAGCGAGCGGGTTGGCTCGGCGCAGAGCGCCAATCTGGAATCGCTCAAGCAGGTGCTGCGCCACGCCCGGCAGATCTTCAATGACCAGGCGCCCGCGGCCGGCGATGACGCCCCGTCCACGGACGAACTGCCCGCGCACCACGATTCAGACGACAGTGATGCCAGCCCCCAGCAGGCGGCGCACCAGGCACC
Above is a genomic segment from Pseudomonas argentinensis containing:
- the tssA gene encoding type VI secretion system protein TssA, with amino-acid sequence MVDVSHLLNPVSDELPHGDDLEYDADFLELERLAQGQPERQMGQSVIAAEPPDWRQVRERASDLFARSKDLRLASLYLQSAIALDGLNGLAQGLTLVRELLTRYWEGVYPQLDADDDNDPTIRINALNALSAEPVIVLLREASITRSRAFGAVSIRAALNAADLQRFASETLSPEQLRGAFLDTDAELLDSTRVALDEAAAALADIEGLLSERVGSAQSANLESLKQVLRHARQIFNDQAPAAGDDAPSTDELPAHHDSDDSDASPQQAAHQAPAAPGRIASRDDVLRTLDRLLEYYAQHEPSSPVPVLLTRAQKLVTADFAEIVRNLIPDGMSQFENLRGPEYD
- the tagH gene encoding type VI secretion system-associated FHA domain protein TagH — translated: MPLRLFITTYHKLTPGQRAEVELDRGELKIGRSAGNDWVLPDPERLVSSQHCVIQYRDGTYYITDTSTNGVILQNAGTRLRRGSSEPLADGEVLKIGEYEIRVQISGISVAPAAPPASGMADDPFNSFEALLSRSAQPLEMPPVSPGPAAPAPRRDSPFDTKPDLFDFLSPPPAVAPSVSDHVPAQQHDFRPPRPSQPAPAAVPDAAPAAVIPGDWDPFADLQAASKSQPLPGPFAAPPQVDALQIPDPFAEPPKAQAPPIPDPFADLAPMPAVEIPPFAVQESPVQPLPSVEPVTTPQPAPAAQGALGDDQLLEAFLRGAGLQHLRLDRAAAAAQMEAIGRSYRLMVEGLIDVLRARASLKGEFRMAQTMIQPVQNNPLKFAPNVDEALLMLLRHDNQAFMAPDQAVGESFDDLRAHQLALMAGVQAAIKYLLARFEPRELEGRLNKPSGLSALLPNGRRAHYWELFTELYATISQEAEDGFQELFGREFSRAYEEHIARLRGR